DNA sequence from the Ogataea parapolymorpha DL-1 chromosome II, whole genome shotgun sequence genome:
CCAACTGTATTGTGAACTTTCATACAGTCTTCGAGTATGAATATGTCTATGCTAGCAGAGTGGAGTCAGATTCGTCTAGCAGATTTCAGCAGGATTTTACTTCGAACAGCAAAAGTTTTGGCGATCCTCCGCATACGAGTATTTCTCAAGTTGTAAGTTCCCCATCTGATATATCGCCAAGTATAACCTCTACTATCGAAATTTCCACAAACGGGTTTGGTCCTTCTTCGGCTGACCCTGAAAATTTGAAGTCGAGCTCAACTTTTTTAACGCTGTCAGAATCTAGCAAGACTACTTTTGAAACTAGTGCTGAATCCAACACTGTGATAATCTCATCTTTATCAAAAGAAACCGCAACATTTACAACTTCAGAGGAGTCATTGCCGAGCTCCAgtccttcttcaaaaactaGTACAAGCCTCGCTATCACCAACTCTTATGTCTCCTCATCTATAGCAAGCGTCACGCCAACGTCAAGCTTAAGCGACGACCTatcaacatcatcaacgtCATTAacgtcaacaacatcaacatCCACATCCacatcatcatcatcatcatcagTGCTTGCATCTTCATCGATATCGTCGTCAAGTTCCTCTGTATCTGCTTCATCACTCTCATCATTCGCCCAGACGTATTTAGACAGGCACAATTATTTCAGAGCCTTGCATGAAGATACTCCTAACCTAACATGGAATGATGATGTGGCTAAAGTTGCACAAAATTACGCTGACGCTTACACATGTAACGGCGAATTGGTGCATTCAGGAAACTCTTTGGATGGCCAGAGTCTCGGCGAAAACTTAGCTTATGGCTACAATTTTGCTACCGCTGGTGCTGTTGATGCATGGTATGACGAGATTAATCAGTACAACTACTCAGATCCAGGATATTCGGAAGCTACGGGACATTTCACGCAGTTGGTCTGGAAATCGTCAACGGAAATTGGCTGCGCTTACAAATATTGCGGTTCTTATTTGGGCTACTACATTGTATGCAACTACTTGCCAATAGGTAATCTTGTGTTGATTGGTGACCCAAGTtatttctttgaaagaaatgTGATGCCTCTAAAATCATGACGCACATGATCGCAAAAACCCTTGCACGAAATATTCGCTTAATACACAATATGTTTTTTTATTTGATACGTAAAAAATGTAATTTGCCAGAAAAAACCTTTTCCGATCATCGGCTAGCAAGATTATGTAAAGGTCATCTTTTACCTGCAATATATAGCATTCAAGATTACATTTCCAATTAAACGCAAAAATGTTTAGGCGCTGTTTAAATTTACCGGCTAAAGGCATCCCAATATTCAACAAGGGTCTGATTCGATTCCTGTCGCTGAAAACAGTGGGAACACCAAATGAAAATGCGCTCAAATTCATTTCTACGGATTTCAATTTTCTTCCAGAGTCCCTAACGAGCGCAGTTGAAGTCA
Encoded proteins:
- a CDS encoding Conserved hypothetical membrane protein produces the protein MHEDTPNLTWNDDVAKVAQNYADAYTCNGELVHSGNSLDGQSLGENLAYGYNFATAGAVDAWYDEINQYNYSDPGYSEATGHFTQLVWKSSTEIGCAYKYCGSYLGYYIVCNYLPIGNLVLIGDPSYFFERNVMPLKS